In Penaeus monodon isolate SGIC_2016 unplaced genomic scaffold, NSTDA_Pmon_1 PmonScaffold_725, whole genome shotgun sequence, one genomic interval encodes:
- the LOC119571634 gene encoding extensin-like, with amino-acid sequence AKPLHQLQFEQQASSTCSPSSMSAKPSTCAYSTYSTSSSKPTPPVLTPPPVENPAPPLHLQQKTQLHLPHLQQKIQPHLPHPSSKPGSTCPHSTSIVNPAPPAPTPPPVANPGSTYSTPSCNPAPPAPPPAQIHSLAV; translated from the exons CAGCAAAACCGCTCCACCAACTGCAGTTTGAGCAGCAAGCCAGCTCCACCTGCTCCCCCAGCAGTATGAGCGCAAAGCCCTCCACCTGCGCCTACTCCACTTACTCCACCTCCAGTAGCAAACCCACCCCACCTGTACTTACTCCACCTCCAGTCGAAAATCCAGCTCCACCGCTCCACCTCCAGCAGAAAACCCAGCTCCACCTACCCCACCTCCAGCAAAAAATCCAGCCCCACCTACCCCACCCCAGCAGCAAACCCGGCTCCACCTGCCCCCACTCCACCTCCA TTGTAAATCCAGCTCCACCTGCGCCCACCCCACCTCCAGTTGCAAACCCGGGCTCCACCTACTCCACCCCCAGTTGCAATCCAGCTCCACCTGCTCCACCTCCAGCACAAATCCACTCCCTTGCTGTCTGA